The Staphylococcus carnosus genome has a segment encoding these proteins:
- the trmFO gene encoding FADH(2)-oxidizing methylenetetrahydrofolate--tRNA-(uracil(54)-C(5))-methyltransferase TrmFO, whose amino-acid sequence MAETVVNVVGAGLAGSEAAYQLAQRGIKVNLIEMRPVRQTPAHHTDKFAELVCSNSLRGNSLTNAVGVLKEEMRRLDSLIIKAADAARVPAGGALAVDRHDFAGYITDTLKSHPNVNVINEEIESIPEGYTIIATGPLTTEGLAKEIVEITGEDQLYFYDAAAPIIEKESIDMDKVYLKSRYDKGEAAYLNCPMTEEEFDRFYDAVLEAEAAPVNEFEKEKYFEGCMPFEVMAERGRKTLLFGPMKPVGLEDPKTGKRPFAVVQLRQDDAAGTLYNIVGFQTHLKWGAQKEVIRLIPGLENVDIVRYGVMHRNTFINSPDVLSETYQLKGNDHLYFAGQMTGVEGYVESAASGLVAGINVAHKLQDKAEVVFPRETMIGSMAYYISHANNNKNFQPMNANFGLVPSLEKRIKDKKERYEQQANRALTYLENFKQTL is encoded by the coding sequence ATGGCAGAGACAGTAGTTAATGTAGTCGGTGCTGGATTAGCAGGTTCTGAAGCAGCATATCAACTCGCACAGCGCGGTATCAAAGTTAATTTGATTGAAATGCGTCCTGTTAGACAAACACCTGCACACCATACCGATAAATTTGCAGAACTTGTATGTTCTAATTCATTGCGCGGTAATTCACTTACAAATGCAGTGGGTGTGTTAAAAGAAGAAATGCGCCGTTTAGATTCATTGATTATAAAAGCAGCAGATGCTGCACGTGTACCAGCAGGCGGGGCACTCGCAGTAGACCGTCATGATTTTGCCGGCTATATTACAGATACATTGAAATCTCATCCGAATGTGAATGTTATCAATGAAGAAATCGAATCTATTCCAGAAGGTTATACAATTATTGCGACAGGTCCGTTAACAACTGAAGGACTGGCAAAAGAAATTGTAGAAATTACTGGCGAAGATCAATTGTATTTCTATGATGCAGCAGCACCTATTATCGAAAAAGAATCTATTGATATGGATAAAGTATATTTGAAATCTCGTTATGATAAAGGTGAAGCAGCATATTTAAACTGCCCAATGACTGAAGAAGAATTTGACCGTTTTTATGATGCGGTTTTAGAAGCTGAAGCAGCGCCTGTAAATGAGTTTGAAAAAGAAAAATATTTCGAAGGCTGCATGCCATTTGAAGTAATGGCAGAGCGCGGACGCAAAACTTTATTATTTGGTCCTATGAAACCAGTCGGTCTAGAAGATCCGAAAACAGGTAAACGTCCATTTGCAGTTGTTCAATTACGCCAAGATGATGCCGCAGGTACACTTTACAATATTGTCGGATTCCAGACACATTTAAAATGGGGTGCGCAAAAAGAAGTCATCCGCTTAATTCCTGGTTTGGAAAATGTAGATATTGTACGTTATGGCGTAATGCACCGTAATACATTTATCAATTCACCAGATGTGTTATCTGAAACTTACCAACTTAAAGGAAACGACCACCTATACTTTGCTGGTCAAATGACAGGTGTAGAAGGATACGTTGAAAGTGCAGCAAGCGGGTTAGTTGCAGGTATTAATGTGGCGCATAAATTACAAGATAAAGCTGAAGTTGTCTTTCCTCGTGAAACGATGATCGGCAGTATGGCTTATTATATTTCACATGCAAATAACAATAAAAACTTCCAACCTATGAATGCGAACTTCGGTTTAGTACCGTCTTTAGAAAAAAGAATTAAAGATAAGAAAGAACGTTATGAGCAGCAAGCCAATCGCGCATTGACGTATTTAGAGAATTTTAAGCAAACATTGTGA
- the topA gene encoding type I DNA topoisomerase, translated as MTLADNLVIVESPAKAKTIEKYLGKRYKVIASMGHVRDLPRSQMGVDVEEDFEPKYITIRGKGPVVKELKRHAKKAKKIFLASDPDREGEAIAWHLANILELDENAKNRVVFNEITKDAIKESFKTPRGIELNLVDAQQARRIVDRLVGYNISPVLWKKVKKGLSAGRVQSVALRLIIDRENEIRNFKPEEYWKIEGNFRYKKSTFSAKFLHYKNKPYKLNNKDDVKFITDQLDGNEFEVTKVTKKEKKRYPANPFTTSTLQQEASRKLNFKARKTMMIAQQLYEGIDLKKQGTVGLITYTRTDSTRISAGAKAETKEFITEKYGKDYVSQRKAAAGKQGDQDAHEAIRPTKTLRTPAEMKEFLTRDQYRLYKLIWDRFVASQMAPAVLDTVAMDIEQNDVKFRANGQTIKFKGFMTLYVESKDEEEEKNSKLPVIAEGEKVVATDIEPTQHFTQPPPRFTEARLVKTLEELKIGRPSTYAPTLDTIQKRNYVKMESKRFVPTELGEIVHEQVKEYFPEIIDVDFTVNMETLLDKIADGDIKWREVVGNFYGGFEKDVERAEQEMEKIEIKDEPAGEDCEECGSPMVIKMGRYGKFMACSNFPDCRNTKAIVKEIGVKCPKCDDGQVVERKSKKGRVFYGCSNYPECDFISWDKPVGRSCPKCDHYLVERKKGRSSQVICSNCDYKEEVQK; from the coding sequence ATCACTTTGGCTGATAATTTAGTCATAGTTGAGTCGCCTGCAAAAGCTAAAACAATTGAAAAATATTTAGGGAAACGATATAAAGTTATCGCATCAATGGGGCATGTCAGAGATTTGCCAAGAAGCCAAATGGGCGTTGATGTTGAAGAAGATTTCGAACCCAAATATATTACTATTCGCGGCAAAGGACCGGTCGTTAAAGAATTAAAAAGACATGCTAAAAAAGCAAAGAAAATCTTTTTAGCAAGTGACCCCGACCGTGAAGGAGAAGCGATTGCATGGCACTTGGCGAATATATTAGAATTAGATGAAAATGCAAAGAACCGTGTAGTATTTAATGAAATTACGAAGGATGCAATAAAGGAAAGTTTTAAAACACCTAGAGGAATTGAACTGAATCTAGTGGATGCTCAACAAGCACGCCGTATTGTAGACAGACTTGTGGGATATAATATTTCTCCAGTACTATGGAAGAAAGTTAAAAAAGGTCTTTCTGCTGGTCGTGTTCAATCAGTTGCATTACGACTTATTATTGATCGTGAAAATGAAATCAGAAACTTCAAACCAGAAGAATACTGGAAAATAGAAGGTAATTTCAGATATAAAAAATCAACATTCAGTGCTAAGTTCTTACATTATAAAAATAAACCGTATAAATTAAACAATAAAGATGATGTCAAATTCATCACAGATCAATTAGATGGTAACGAATTCGAAGTCACTAAAGTGACTAAAAAAGAAAAGAAACGTTATCCAGCTAATCCATTTACGACATCTACTTTGCAACAAGAAGCTTCAAGAAAATTGAACTTTAAAGCTAGAAAAACAATGATGATTGCACAACAACTTTATGAAGGTATTGATTTGAAAAAACAAGGTACTGTTGGTTTGATTACTTATACGCGTACTGACTCAACACGTATCTCAGCTGGAGCAAAAGCTGAAACAAAAGAATTCATTACTGAAAAATACGGAAAAGATTATGTATCTCAACGTAAAGCAGCTGCAGGTAAGCAAGGGGACCAAGATGCCCATGAAGCTATTCGTCCTACTAAAACTTTGCGTACACCTGCTGAAATGAAAGAATTCTTAACTCGAGATCAATATCGTTTGTATAAATTAATTTGGGATCGTTTTGTTGCGAGCCAAATGGCACCAGCAGTTTTAGATACTGTTGCAATGGATATTGAGCAAAATGATGTTAAATTCCGTGCGAATGGACAAACAATTAAATTCAAAGGTTTTATGACTTTATATGTAGAATCTAAAGATGAAGAAGAAGAGAAAAATAGCAAGTTGCCTGTTATTGCTGAGGGTGAAAAAGTAGTCGCTACTGATATTGAACCTACGCAACACTTCACACAGCCGCCACCAAGATTCACTGAAGCGCGACTTGTTAAAACTTTAGAAGAATTGAAAATCGGTCGACCTTCAACATATGCACCGACATTAGATACAATTCAAAAACGTAATTATGTCAAAATGGAAAGTAAAAGATTTGTTCCGACAGAACTTGGTGAAATCGTACATGAACAAGTTAAAGAATACTTCCCAGAAATTATTGATGTCGACTTTACAGTCAACATGGAAACATTACTAGACAAAATTGCAGATGGCGACATTAAATGGAGAGAAGTTGTCGGCAACTTCTACGGCGGTTTTGAAAAAGATGTTGAACGTGCAGAACAAGAAATGGAAAAAATTGAAATCAAAGATGAACCAGCTGGTGAAGATTGTGAAGAATGCGGTTCACCGATGGTTATCAAAATGGGCCGTTACGGTAAATTTATGGCTTGTTCTAATTTCCCTGATTGCCGAAATACCAAAGCAATTGTGAAGGAAATCGGAGTTAAATGTCCAAAATGTGATGATGGTCAAGTTGTAGAACGTAAATCTAAAAAAGGCAGAGTTTTCTACGGCTGTTCTAATTATCCAGAGTGTGATTTCATTTCATGGGATAAACCAGTCGGCAGAAGCTGTCCAAAATGTGATCATTATCTTGTGGAACGTAAAAAAGGTCGTTCAAGCCAAGTTATTTGTTCAAATTGTGATTATAAAGAAGAAGTTCAAAAATAG
- the sucD gene encoding succinate--CoA ligase subunit alpha, with translation MSVYVDKNTKVIVQGITGSTALFHTKQMLEYGTQIVAGVTPGKGGQVVEGVPVFNTVEEAKEETGANVSVIYVPAPFAADAILECADADLDLAICITEHIPVLDMVKVVRYLEDKNTRLIGPNCPGVISPDDCKIGIMPGYIHKRGHVGVVSRSGTLTYEAVHQLTEEGIGQSSAVGIGGDPVNGTNFIDVLDAFNKDPETKAVVMIGEIGGTAEEEAAEWINKNMTKPVIGFIGGQTAPPGKRMGHAGAIISGGKGTAKEKIKTLNENGVKTADTPSEIGSTLIEAAKEAGIYEELLTVKKDS, from the coding sequence ATGAGCGTATATGTAGATAAGAATACAAAAGTAATCGTGCAAGGTATCACTGGGTCTACAGCCCTTTTCCATACAAAACAAATGCTTGAGTATGGTACTCAAATCGTTGCAGGTGTAACTCCTGGTAAAGGCGGACAAGTAGTAGAAGGTGTACCTGTATTTAATACAGTAGAAGAAGCAAAAGAAGAAACTGGTGCTAATGTTTCAGTAATTTATGTTCCAGCACCATTTGCTGCAGATGCAATTTTAGAATGTGCAGATGCTGATTTAGATTTAGCAATCTGTATTACTGAGCACATTCCTGTTCTAGATATGGTTAAAGTTGTTCGTTATTTAGAAGATAAAAACACTCGTTTAATCGGACCTAACTGCCCAGGTGTTATTTCTCCTGACGATTGTAAAATCGGAATTATGCCTGGTTACATCCATAAACGAGGCCATGTGGGCGTAGTATCTCGTTCTGGTACTTTAACTTATGAAGCAGTACATCAATTAACTGAAGAAGGTATCGGTCAATCATCAGCTGTTGGTATTGGTGGGGACCCTGTCAATGGTACTAACTTCATCGATGTATTAGATGCATTCAATAAAGACCCTGAAACTAAAGCAGTTGTTATGATTGGTGAAATCGGCGGTACTGCTGAAGAAGAAGCGGCTGAATGGATCAACAAAAACATGACTAAACCAGTAATCGGATTTATCGGAGGTCAAACAGCTCCTCCAGGTAAACGTATGGGTCACGCTGGTGCGATTATTTCTGGCGGTAAAGGTACTGCTAAAGAAAAAATCAAAACACTTAATGAAAACGGTGTGAAAACTGCAGATACTCCTTCTGAAATCGGTTCTACTTTAATTGAAGCGGCTAAAGAAGCTGGTATTTATGAAGAATTATTAACAGTTAAGAAAGATTCTTAA
- the sucC gene encoding ADP-forming succinate--CoA ligase subunit beta gives MNIHEYQGKEIFRSMGVPVPEGRVAFTAEEAVEKAKELDTDVYVVKAQIHAGGRGKAGGVKIAKSLSEVEAYANELLGKQLVTHQTGPEGKEVKRLYIEEGADIKKEYYVGFVIDRATDRVTLMASEEGGTEIEEVAAKSPEKIFKETIDPVVGLAPFQARRIAFNINIPKESINKAAKFLIALYNVFIEKDCSIVEINPLVLTGEGDVLALDAKINFDDNALFRHKDILELRDLEEEDPKEIEASKYDLSYIALDGDIGCMVNGAGLAMATMDTINHFGGNPANFLDVGGGATKEKVTEAFKIILGDDNVKGIFVNIFGGIMRCDIIAEGIVAAVKEVDLTLPLVVRLEGTNVELGKQILKDSGLAIEPAATMAEGAQKIVKLVKEV, from the coding sequence ATGAATATCCACGAGTATCAAGGAAAAGAAATCTTTCGTTCAATGGGCGTTCCCGTTCCAGAAGGACGTGTAGCATTCACTGCTGAAGAAGCAGTAGAAAAAGCTAAAGAATTAGACACTGATGTTTATGTTGTTAAAGCACAAATCCACGCTGGGGGTAGAGGTAAAGCTGGCGGTGTAAAAATCGCTAAGTCATTATCTGAAGTGGAAGCTTATGCTAATGAATTGCTTGGGAAACAGCTTGTAACTCACCAAACTGGCCCTGAAGGTAAAGAAGTTAAACGTTTATACATCGAAGAAGGCGCAGATATTAAAAAAGAATATTATGTTGGCTTCGTAATCGACCGTGCAACAGATCGTGTTACTTTGATGGCGTCTGAAGAAGGCGGAACTGAAATTGAAGAAGTAGCAGCAAAATCACCAGAAAAAATCTTTAAAGAAACAATCGACCCTGTCGTTGGTTTAGCACCATTCCAAGCGCGTCGTATTGCTTTCAATATCAATATTCCAAAAGAATCAATCAATAAAGCTGCTAAATTCTTAATAGCTTTATACAATGTGTTTATTGAAAAAGATTGCTCAATCGTTGAAATTAACCCATTAGTATTGACTGGTGAAGGCGATGTTTTAGCTTTAGATGCTAAAATCAACTTTGACGATAATGCTTTATTCAGACACAAAGATATTCTAGAATTACGTGATTTAGAAGAAGAAGATCCAAAAGAAATCGAAGCTTCTAAATATGATTTATCTTATATTGCTTTAGATGGCGACATTGGCTGTATGGTTAATGGTGCTGGTTTAGCTATGGCAACTATGGATACAATCAATCATTTTGGCGGAAATCCTGCAAACTTCTTAGACGTAGGGGGCGGCGCTACAAAAGAAAAAGTTACTGAAGCATTCAAAATCATCTTAGGTGATGACAATGTTAAAGGTATCTTTGTAAACATCTTCGGTGGTATCATGCGTTGTGATATTATCGCTGAAGGTATCGTAGCAGCAGTTAAAGAAGTCGACTTAACATTACCTTTAGTTGTTCGTCTTGAAGGTACTAATGTTGAACTCGGTAAACAAATCTTAAAAGATTCAGGTTTAGCAATCGAGCCAGCAGCTACAATGGCTGAAGGTGCTCAAAAAATTGTGAAACTTGTCAAAGAAGTCTAA
- a CDS encoding ribonuclease HII produces the protein MAHSIKEVKALLKEIHNLKALDASEWNKDERKGVQQAIASRRKQLEKESALVAHYEEMTRYEENILSDNPEAVICGIDEVGRGPLAGPVVACAVILNADHAYYGLDDSKKVSAANRQKLSEALIEKTTAYAYGIATPEEIDDLNIYQATQVAMMRAIENLNVTPTHLLIDAMELPLDIAQTSIIKGDAKSVSIAAASILAKEHRDTYMRQLAEQYPGYDFEHNVGYGTKAHLEGIKRLGIIPEHRKSFEPIKSIVLEKLDI, from the coding sequence ATGGCACATTCTATAAAAGAAGTAAAAGCGTTATTAAAAGAAATACACAATTTAAAAGCACTTGATGCATCAGAATGGAATAAGGATGAACGTAAAGGTGTGCAGCAAGCCATTGCCAGTCGTCGAAAACAGTTGGAAAAAGAATCGGCATTGGTTGCGCATTATGAAGAAATGACACGCTATGAAGAAAATATATTGAGTGACAACCCTGAAGCGGTGATATGCGGTATTGATGAAGTTGGCCGTGGACCGCTTGCAGGACCTGTTGTGGCTTGTGCGGTCATTTTAAATGCGGATCATGCTTACTATGGATTAGATGATTCTAAAAAAGTGAGTGCTGCCAACCGCCAAAAATTATCTGAAGCATTAATAGAAAAGACAACTGCATATGCATATGGTATTGCAACACCAGAAGAAATTGATGATTTGAATATATACCAAGCCACACAAGTTGCGATGATGCGTGCTATTGAAAATCTAAATGTTACGCCTACACATTTATTGATTGATGCAATGGAACTCCCATTAGACATTGCTCAAACTTCAATTATTAAAGGTGATGCTAAGAGTGTTTCGATTGCAGCGGCGAGTATTTTAGCTAAAGAGCATCGAGATACTTATATGCGACAACTTGCAGAACAATATCCAGGTTATGATTTTGAACATAATGTCGGTTATGGAACGAAAGCACATTTAGAAGGAATAAAACGTCTAGGTATTATTCCTGAGCATAGAAAATCTTTTGAACCGATTAAATCAATTGTTCTTGAAAAATTAGACATCTAG
- the ylqF gene encoding ribosome biogenesis GTPase YlqF, producing the protein MVIQWYPGHMAKAKREVSEQLKKVDVVFELVDARIPYSSRNSMIDEVIQNKPRVVILNKKDMANLSEISKWKDYFRSKGYYPVAVDAKHGKGLKQVEQAAIEATKEKFERDKAKGLKPRAIRAMIVGIPNVGKSTLINKLANKAIAKTGNTPGVTKQQQWIKVGKSLQLLDTPGILWPKFEDQTVGKKLSLTGAIKDSIVHLDDVAIYGLDFFKEHDVEALQKNFNVDVDADAENMEWFDAIGRRRGALQRGNEVDYEAVIEMIINDIRNGKLGTHSFDIYKEMADEVK; encoded by the coding sequence TCCAGGACACATGGCAAAAGCCAAACGTGAAGTGTCGGAACAATTAAAGAAAGTGGATGTTGTATTTGAATTGGTAGATGCACGCATTCCTTATAGTTCTCGTAATTCAATGATAGATGAAGTGATTCAAAATAAACCACGTGTGGTTATTTTGAATAAAAAAGATATGGCAAATTTAAGTGAAATCTCCAAATGGAAAGATTATTTCAGAAGTAAAGGCTATTATCCTGTTGCAGTGGATGCTAAGCACGGCAAAGGACTTAAGCAAGTGGAGCAAGCTGCAATTGAAGCGACTAAAGAAAAGTTTGAACGTGACAAAGCGAAAGGATTAAAACCGCGCGCAATCCGTGCCATGATAGTAGGTATTCCTAATGTCGGCAAATCAACTTTAATTAATAAGTTAGCGAATAAAGCAATTGCGAAAACAGGTAATACACCAGGTGTTACCAAGCAGCAGCAATGGATTAAAGTAGGTAAGTCATTACAGTTATTAGATACACCAGGGATTCTCTGGCCGAAGTTTGAAGATCAGACTGTGGGTAAAAAATTAAGCCTAACAGGTGCAATTAAAGATAGTATCGTTCACTTAGATGATGTTGCTATTTATGGTTTAGACTTCTTCAAAGAACATGATGTTGAAGCACTGCAGAAGAATTTTAATGTAGATGTTGATGCTGATGCAGAGAACATGGAATGGTTTGATGCAATCGGTCGCAGACGAGGTGCTTTACAACGTGGAAATGAAGTAGATTATGAAGCGGTTATTGAAATGATTATTAATGATATCCGTAATGGAAAATTAGGAACACATAGTTTTGATATTTATAAAGAAATGGCAGACGAAGTTAAATAA